The nucleotide sequence CAAAACTAAAAATTGTTTAGATACTTTTTGAACTAATAAAGGAACGAGAATTAATAAAATTAGACAGCGAATTCCTTGTCGGGTATTGCGGCTAGAGTAGCGCAGATTTTGTAAGTATTGTTCTTCGGAGCGAGGATTCATATCTCTTTTGATTTTTTTGATGGTTCTGCCCAAGGAACGGGAAAATATTTTAGAATCATCAGCCGTCATACTTTTTATTTCAATAACCGGTTCATAACTAGAATCATAAGCGTTTTGTGAGGAGTTTTTAGAAGAAGTTGGGATTTTATTAATTGCCGGTGAATTTGAGTTGACTATCGCTAAATTTTCCTCGAAATTTTGATAACGATTTAGGATTTCATCAATGATTTTTAGTGAGTCTAAAAAACGATAATCAGAACCTTTTAACAATAATCGACTAACTTTGAATTCCGCTAAATTTATTTTAATAATATTTAATTGCTTTTCCACATCGGCTTGAAAACAGTCAAAAATATTTTGGCTGTAATTTTTTGACAAGAGGGAGACTTTTTTACCGTCAAAATGTTCCTTTTCTATCTCACCTATTTTTAAAGCGGCTTGATAGGCTTTTAAAATCGCTCTTTCTGGAGTTTGACTCAACCATTTATGAGGAGAAAACAGCACATTTTTTAAAGTGAATGATAACCGTTCAGAGTCCGAAGGCATAAGAGAGGTTTTCATATTTTTCCAGGTATCAAGTTATGTTATTGACTGAAATTTTGGACTTAGCCTCAAGAAGTTGATACTAAATCCAAAATTTTGTATATTAAAGGTCAACTTTCTAAGTTTAGCTGTAAAATGGGTAATTTTGCTAAAAAAATGTTGAGAAAAATCACCCTATTTTGACTAGATTTACTCCGAGAAATACCGACTTAATTAGGTTGTAAAGTCGCCAAGGGATCGGGAACAGGGAAAGCTTCTGAACGCAGTATAACAAATTTACTTTGTTGAGCATCATAAGCAAAAATATTTCCTGTTTCTATTTCATAAAGCCAAGCATGAAGAGACAATTTATTACTATGTAATTTAGAACGAATAACCGGATAGGTTTCTAAATTTTCTATTTGAGTTAAAATGTTTTCTTCAATGGCAATTCTTAACAATTTTTCTCCATCATAGTCTTGATAATTTTCTCGTAATAGACGGCGAGTTGACTCAGCATGATATTTTAGCCAGTCATAAACTAATGGCATCTCATCCACTAAATTAGGTAACTGTAATAGTCCTTTCATACTGCCACAGTGGGAGTGTCCACAGACAATAATATGTTTGATATTTAAGGCAGAGACAGCATACTCAATTCCTGCACCTTCACTATTATTATTATTTCCATGAGGAGGAATAATATTACCAAGATTGCGAATAATAAAGAGTTCTCCGGGTTGAGTTTGAGTTAATAAATTCGGATCAATTCTCGAGTCAGAACAAGTGATAAAGAGGATTTCAGGTGCTTGTCCTTGAGATAACTGACGAAACATTTCCTGATGAACAGAAAAATAGTTGATTTGAAATTCGTTCAATCCTCGAATAATTCGCTTAATTGGCATAGAAGAATCCTTGTGGTTCAGATCAAGTTGTGGTGCTGTCATTTAAGGCCTCACTTTAAGTGTCTTGAAAGAACATTTTTCTAATGGCTAACCCATTTAGCATCAGCAACTAGGCAGACTCCGCCGACTTTTTTTAGTAGAGGTTTGAGGTTTTCTACCAACGTATTAAGCTGTCTATCATTGGTGCATACCGTCAGAATATATTGACCACTAAAAACACAGTCAACATCTGAACAAGATAGGCCACGATCTCCTTTTCCTGATGTATCTTCTATGATGGTATAACCAGAAACTTGAACCTGATCTAAAATTTTAATTGCTTCTTGGATGTGAAAACTACTAATGATGATTTCAACTCTTTTGACATCCTGTAGTAGAGTATTGTAATAGTCCATATTGTGCTTGAGTTAGTTTTTTAATGAATTACCCAGTTAGCATCACTCACTAAACAGATACCGCCGATCTTTTTCAGTAAGGGTAACAGTTCATCAATGAGGTCATTCAATTGTTTATCATTGGTACAGACTGTCATGATATAACTGTTGCTGAATGTCGCTCCTAAATCGTTATAACTTATGCCGCGTTCCCCTTTTCCTGATGTATTTTTGATGGCCGTATAACCTGAGACTCGCACCGTATCTAATATATCTAAAACCTCCTCCATTTCTAAGGTACTGATGATAATTTCGACCTTTTTAACTTGTTGCATTTTTTAAACTCCAAGCTTATGAATAATTTCTAGATAGAGGGGAATTCCCACAACAATATTGAAGGGAAAAGTTAAGGCTAAAGCCATAGAAACATAAAGACTAGGATTTGCTTCGGGTACGGTCATCCGCATGGCAGCAGGCACAGCAATATAGGAAGCACTGGCGCATAAAACCGCAAATAATAAGCTATTTCCTTCCCCAAATCCTAACAGTTTGGCAATTAAAATACCGACGATAGCATTCATGACGGGAACGATGACTGAAAAGCCGATTAAGAAAGAGCCGGTTTTACTCAGTTCTCTAATTCTTCGTGCGGCTACTAATCCCATATCGAGTAAAAAGAAAGTCAAAGCGCCATAAAAAA is from Gloeothece verrucosa PCC 7822 and encodes:
- a CDS encoding hypothetical protein (involved in light-induced Na+-dependent proton extrusion), with amino-acid sequence MKTSLMPSDSERLSFTLKNVLFSPHKWLSQTPERAILKAYQAALKIGEIEKEHFDGKKVSLLSKNYSQNIFDCFQADVEKQLNIIKINLAEFKVSRLLLKGSDYRFLDSLKIIDEILNRYQNFEENLAIVNSNSPAINKIPTSSKNSSQNAYDSSYEPVIEIKSMTADDSKIFSRSLGRTIKKIKRDMNPRSEEQYLQNLRYSSRNTRQGIRCLILLILVPLLVQKVSKQFLVLPVVEHFRSFEKTPIFLHQEMKEEAMRELQAFEEELKFNNLLHRAPKISAEEMEEKIMNKANELAEEFYHKGNGAISNVLSDLLGVLAFAGVVITNPKGVRALKLFLGEIIGGLSDSAQAFILILFTDMFVGFHSPHGWEVILEGLSEHLGLPANRGAIFLFIATFPVILDTIFKYWIFRYMNQISPSAVATLKNMNE
- a CDS encoding P-II family nitrogen regulator is translated as MQQVKKVEIIISTLEMEEVLDILDTVRVSGYTAIKNTSGKGERGISYNDLGATFSNSYIMTVCTNDKQLNDLIDELLPLLKKIGGICLVSDANWVIH
- a CDS encoding carbonic anhydrase, translating into MKRIIRGLNEFQINYFSVHQEMFRQLSQGQAPEILFITCSDSRIDPNLLTQTQPGELFIIRNLGNIIPPHGNNNNSEGAGIEYAVSALNIKHIIVCGHSHCGSMKGLLQLPNLVDEMPLVYDWLKYHAESTRRLLRENYQDYDGEKLLRIAIEENILTQIENLETYPVIRSKLHSNKLSLHAWLYEIETGNIFAYDAQQSKFVILRSEAFPVPDPLATLQPN
- a CDS encoding P-II family nitrogen regulator, which gives rise to MDYYNTLLQDVKRVEIIISSFHIQEAIKILDQVQVSGYTIIEDTSGKGDRGLSCSDVDCVFSGQYILTVCTNDRQLNTLVENLKPLLKKVGGVCLVADAKWVSH